The Lacticaseibacillus rhamnosus DNA window AAAGCGTCGATTTTGGATACAGTTCTCTCTCCAGAGTCAGCAGCTCTTGATAATTTCTGTCTTTTCGTTGCATATAACGCTTTGCCGCATCATTTTTAACATAAAGCTGAGTATTCGGAGAATTCCAGGCATCCAGCAGTGCTCGTTCAACAGAGTAGATCGAAATTTTATTCTTATCAGCTGTTAACTTTGTCGTGATGCCTGCTGAATAGTAACGACCAGTTCGGTATTGTGCGTGAATATGATTGTCTTTCAAAGCATTAGGGGCTGCGTGATAGCCTCTTGGGAACGTCATCGTATATCGCCAAGGCATTTCGTCACTTAAATCATAAAAAGCAAGTGCTGTTTCTTGTGAAAATACCCCTCGTGAAAAACGCTGAGATATAATACTCATCTCGTCTTCTAGATATCCTGAGACCACATACGTTCCTATACTCAGTTTTGTTAAAACACCTTGGGAAATACTCTTCTCTAGTTGATACGCACTGACGTTGTATCTTCTGGCAGTTCCAAACGTGAATGAAGTGTAATCATTCATTAATTTAGCTAAGTTGGCACTAATTCGACTCATATACTAACCTCCACCACATTAGTTAGTATATCACTTTAAAAACAATTCGATAAGCGAAAATGTCTACACCCCTTTCTCCCTCAATACTGAGAAACTTTCAACTTTTAAAAATTAAGGTTGACTTCATTGATAACATCGCGTATGTTAACAATTATCACATTAAATGAGATTTACATGAGAGGGGTTTTGTCGATGAAGCTGGATTTAGAATTGCGTCCCGGCGCTAATCGGTTTGTCAGTGAAGCGGGGGCACTTGCATACTTGGATACGATCTTAAAGGATTTTACCAACCCAGTCGTCATTACTGGCGAGAAAAGTTTCGCAGCCTTCACCAAGGCTTATCCTGGCAAGTTGAACTTACCGATTTATCATTATGATGGCTCTGCCAGTGACGAGAACGGTCATGCCTTGGCTGACGAAATCGGTCAAGCCGATGCCGTGGTGGGTATTGGTGCCGGCCGCTTGATCGACACCGCGAAAGTCGCGGCCGAAACTTTGGGCGCTGAACTCGTCAGTATCCCTACCCTCGCCTCTAACTGTGCACCCTTCACGCCCTTGGCCGCCATTTATCATGCGCAGGGCCACACCTTCAGTTACGTAGAATATTTTAAAAAATCAGCCTACATCACCTTGGTCGATTACAACCTGCTGCTTAGCACACCGCACGACTTTTTCGTTGCCGGGATTGGCGACACGCTTGCCAAGTGGTACGAAATGGACGGCATCACCCGCCACAAAGTCGATCAACTGAATGCTTACGGTCAATTGAGTCGCGCCTCCGCCAAGACCATTCAGGCAATTCTGTTTAAAAACGCCGAGCAAGCCTTAGCTGATCTTGACGCCGGTCGTGATACGCCAGCGTTTGAAGCAGTTGCTGACACCATCATCGGCCTTGCTGGTGAAGTCGGTGGTTTTGGCGGTATTGACGGTCGTGCTGCAGGTGCCCACGCGACGCATAACGGACTT harbors:
- a CDS encoding type IV toxin-antitoxin system AbiEi family antitoxin domain-containing protein, whose amino-acid sequence is MSRISANLAKLMNDYTSFTFGTARRYNVSAYQLEKSISQGVLTKLSIGTYVVSGYLEDEMSIISQRFSRGVFSQETALAFYDLSDEMPWRYTMTFPRGYHAAPNALKDNHIHAQYRTGRYYSAGITTKLTADKNKISIYSVERALLDAWNSPNTQLYVKNDAAKRYMQRKDRNYQELLTLERELYPKSTLSEVLEVIAQ
- a CDS encoding iron-containing alcohol dehydrogenase family protein translates to MKLDLELRPGANRFVSEAGALAYLDTILKDFTNPVVITGEKSFAAFTKAYPGKLNLPIYHYDGSASDENGHALADEIGQADAVVGIGAGRLIDTAKVAAETLGAELVSIPTLASNCAPFTPLAAIYHAQGHTFSYVEYFKKSAYITLVDYNLLLSTPHDFFVAGIGDTLAKWYEMDGITRHKVDQLNAYGQLSRASAKTIQAILFKNAEQALADLDAGRDTPAFEAVADTIIGLAGEVGGFGGIDGRAAGAHATHNGLSYLPETHAVLHGSKVAYGILVQLAETGDDDEIRSLLPFYEKIGLPTNLEDLHVTENVAEKILQVAEFAAKPEETFILVDKSLTPQKVAAAMEKVEAVTSEAAA